GAAATCGAGGTAAGTATATGCAGGATCAAGGGCCGTGTCAGGAAGGGATGTCGCAAGATACTCAAATCCACTATCGGGGAAGGCAGCTTTCAATCCTGTGACAAATGCCTGGGAAAGAAGGTTCAATAACACTATCAACACGCGGCAGATATGAATAACCACATACCCTCCAGCGATATTTGACATAACTGTGAAAGATATGTGAGTATTGCATCTCGGATCGATAGAATCATGCTCACGTATCTACCCCCTTCATCAAGAAACTACATGTAAGCACAACTGGACACTTGCGAACTGGTTAGTCACTCACAAAAAAGTCTTCGTTTCCAATTTCAATATATTTAAGTTTATATGGTTCCGGGTGCCCATACTGGGCTCGTAACTTTGCCCATTCATTTGTTTTCGCGTCACCAGTGATGAAGTGAATTTCGTTGATGACCTCTTGCACATAGGGCTGAATTTCAGCTTCTGGGACAACAGGAAATGTGGACAGGTCGGCGTAGTCCCCAATGGAGAGGCCAGCTGAGATAGTCACTTGAATAAGCCAACGTGTGTACATGCAATCCTTATCCACACTTACCCCAGACTCCCAGGATAGGTTCCTGAACAGTGATGTCAATACACGTGGGTTAATTTGAGGTGCTGATGCTGCTCACCGCACCAAGGTCTTCCGCCCAATTGAGATATTCCATGAGGCCCTGTACAGATTAACCTTCAACCAAATGCCAAAATATTTGTCCTGAGATATTCACCAAGCCATCGGTATTGGGATAACCTATGGATTTATATAAGTGCCGCGAAACATATCAACCCGACCTCGCACATACCCCAATCAGCAAAACGCCCCGGGCGGTTCTCGATCCTTTCGGTCGAATACAGGGCTCAGTGAATGCTAATACCAAAAATACAAGCAACTTACGGGCCAATCTATAATACATAGAAAGTGTCAACCCAGTTCTAGAATCAGTTAGAATGTGCCTACAGTTTCATTCCACTTCCAACGCCTATCAATTGCATGACCTGTTACCCATACGTCAGGTGCAGTCGTGATCGAGACACAAATGCGCCATACCTTCCAGATTGTTTCCACCGGGGAATCTCCATACTCCGGGCTTTGTAGCGGCTAGAGCCTCTGCTAGATCGACTCTCATTCCATTTGGCCTGTTACGGTATGTGGGAGGAAAAAGAGAAAGCAGCCCGAAATAAACATTTTTTCCGGCCGCGCTTGATCCGTCGACCGTAACACGGAAGAAATTATTGTTATTCGGAGCTGACTTTGTCGGTTTGAACTCAAAAGTAAACTTCCTCCACGAGGACGATACCCCTTTAAGTGTTTTTGTTGCATAAGTCGTACCAGATTCCGACACTAACGAAACGGTGACGGATCCGGTATAGCTGTCAGATTTGGCGTACAACGACCCGGTATATTTCCATCCGGACTGTACTTTGATCCCTACATAATTAATTTAGTACGTTAGCCAAGGTTTTCCCTAGGATGCAACACAACTTGCCCCAATATCCGGAGTTCTGGAACCCAACTGACCCAGTCACACCTGTGGGAACCGCAACCTGCAGGGAATTGGGCAACGCAGTCGAAACTCCAGGAGTGTTATTCGTTACATCAATGGTAGCGCCTCGATAGGCGCTCCATGCTGTGAGGCTAGGTGACGCGAGTCAGTGTAAAGACAACTAACCTAGAATATTATTGAACATTACTTACGCCTCGGAAGTATGTGGAGAAACCGCTTGGAATGCCCGGTTTTGTAAGAGCTCTCCATATAAGCCTCCATCGCCACTGAAATAAGTTGAGGTCAAGTAGATGGGGTTATTAAACTAATGGCTCTTACCTGTGGTTGATATCCTGCAAAAGATGACGGATCAGAGAAATTTAGGTTGACTCAGAATATACCACTAACCTCCCACATATACCCATACAGAGTAGAAGGAATCGCATGGGTGGTGTCCTTTGTCACTTGAATTTTCAAGGCTGACTGGGCAAGAGCCCCAGCCGCCAGAGCTGCGAATAGTACCTTAGAAGCAAGTGTCATCCCCTGGCGTGTTCAAAGGCGCATAGGCGAATGACGCTAGCCTTCTAGGCCTTTTATCGGGTCTTTGAGCCTGCTGACGGTCCCCGCAAGATAATTAGTCCTGGATAAACATATGGTCAAAATACCGCATAGAGACTATTGCCCGTATTCTTGAGAAGAAGACATCTGAGAAGACATAGCCAAGTAGCTTCGATAGTCGTATAAAAGCCGGACGAGGTCTTTATTTGGATCAGAGACCGACGACTATACCAAGGTGGACACTACTATTCAAATTAGATTTTCCGCCTTATACAATCGGAACAGAATTTTCGGGTTATGTGTTCAAGAATGTCCGAGAGTCCGCACTTCCAGCGATAACCTGGTGAATTTAGGGTAAGACCTTTACCCTCTTGGCGCTTCTACTACAAACTAGCTGGCTCACGTGTTttaaatatgaataataataaaaaaaGAAAGCTGGCTCACGTGAGATTCAGTGGATTATGCAACAGGCACAAAGATAAAATGGCTAAGGCACCGGTACGGTTCATTAGGGCGCCCCACACCATTCATAGCAAGGATATATGCCGTTAGCACTTTACCTTCATAAAATGTGGCAAATTAAACCCATTGGCTGAGTGGCATCAGCTCCAGTATTCACATGAGTCTGCAAGAACGTGGCAGCCTTTCAAACATGATTTCATTGTTTGTCAATGGGGCGTTTACGCCTGGCACAGCTGACAATCTTTGTGCACGATGCCGGCTATGTTGGCCCAAACTGGATGAAGCGTGTCAAATTATAGTGTTCTTCGCTGTGGCTCCAGATAGCCTAAATTTTGTTACTCAGCTGTCTGATCCGACTGCCCACTGGCTCACCTCGTCTCTACTCCCCGTTCGGCATTCGGGACGTCCTAGGCACGATTGCAGTCGCATTTGATATGGGTATGCTATACTCAAGCTCGAAATAGATTATCCCTAGGATCGATCGAACTCATCGAAACGGTAGCAAGCATAAAAGTAGATAATCTTATCCATCCCTTCAGACCGAGTTCTGAGCTTCACTTAAACCTTGCACCGCATGTACCGGAGATCTACGAGATCGTTTTGCTTCCCACTTCTGAGCCATCATCTCGTCTTCGGTCAGTAGGAAGTTGGAACTCGCGAGACGCACTCTCGTCTATG
The Rhizoctonia solani chromosome 8, complete sequence DNA segment above includes these coding regions:
- a CDS encoding alpha-L-arabinofuranosidase, with the translated sequence MTLASKVLFAALAAGALAQSALKIQVTKDTTHAIPSTLYGYMWEDINHSGDGGLYGELLQNRAFQAVSPHTSEALTAWSAYRGATIDVTNNTPGVSTALPNSLQVAVPTGVTGSVGFQNSGYWGKLWIKVQSGWKYTGSLYAKSDSYTGSVTVSLVSESGTTYATKTLKGVSSSWRKFTFEFKPTKSAPNNNNFFRVTVDGSSAAGKNVYFGLLSLFPPTYRNRPNGMRVDLAEALAATKPGVWRFPGGNNLEGHAIDRRWKWNETIGPIENRPGRFADWGYPNTDGLGLMEYLNWAEDLGAEPILGVWAGLSIGDYADLSTFPVVPEAEIQPYVQEVINEIHFITGDAKTNEWAKLRAQYGHPEPYKLKYIEIGNEDFFGVDTYVKYRWRAFVTGLKAAFPDSGFEYLATSLPDTALDPAYTYLDFHQYNTPEWFIERALQYDTYPRNGTHLFIGEYAVTSTNSSCLLGEFSCGRLEYPTLQGAVAEAAYMTGLERNSDVIFASAYAPSLQHINGWQWTPDIITFDAGDIVKSASYYAQHMFSTNLGTHVIKTSPAPSADVPLHWVASHDIKNKIVYLKAANTANSSFIASFAFGFPLAGRSSSITVLSAPMANVSNTLTTTNAVLPKTTSLKVASGSTVLNYTFPAYSVAVFKLPVNW